The nucleotide sequence CGCCGCGCGCCTTGCGAGCCTTGAGCGCCTCCCGCGTGCGCTGGCGGATCAGCTCGCGCTCAAGCTCAGCGAACGCGCCCGCGACCTGGGCGAGCGTCCGGCCATATGGGGTGGTGGTGTCGAGCGCCGGATCAAGCCCGATGAGCGTCCAGCCGCCTGTGTGCGCCATCTCCAGGATTTCGGCGAGCCCAACGACTGAGCGCGCCAGACGGTCGAGTCGCGACACAACAAGCGTGTCGCCCGGTCCTATGCGCTCAAGCAGCTTGGCGCATTCGGGGCGCTTGTGGGGGCGCACGGAGCCCGAGACGTGTTCTGCAGCCCAGTCCTCGACCACAAGACCCTTGCTCGGCCCACGCCTCGATTGCCTCCCGCTGCGCTGAGAGGCCAAGGTCTTGGCGGCCGTGGATGTGCGCAGGTAGGGGCGGATCATAGCCGGACCCCTCGCGCGATCAGGCGCTCACCGATGCGATCCAGGATGTTGCCGATGATTGCCCACGCGATGATCGCACCGGGAATGATCGCTAGCCAGATGCCGAGCGTGTGCACGAGCCACACGGCAGCAAGCAGCCCAAGCAGCCCCCACGAGAGCGCGAACGCAATTGCGTCGAGAATAACCATGATCGCAATAAGTGTGTACGTCAAAATGCCGACGAGTGCGGATGCGATCAGTCTCATGTTGTGCTCGTTCCGTTCGTCACACACGTATGCTAGCATACACGCACGCTCTACGCACAAGGGGTAATCGAAATCACGGAACCCGATCAGGAGCGTCCTAACGCGTGGCGGGGCGTGGCACACACGTACGATCCAGGCTCGCGATTTCCCGGGTTTACAAACTCGGGCCCCGTTGAAGCACCAGTAGAAGCAGCTTCTCGCGTCCCGCATTCCGCGCATTTCCCGGGTTTACAAACCCGGGCCCCATTGAAGCAGGGCGGCCGCTGAGGCGTGTGGCGCGCCGGAGGAAATCTTGCCGAATGCGCCCGGCAGAGCGACCGGCCTGAGGGCAACGCTGAGTGACAACGCGCCCGCGAGGATACCGTGCGAAGGGAAAGGTGCGTTGAGCTGTAAGGGCGCGAAATGGTGCCTAAATCAGCACGGTTTGAACTGACCTGCGCCGAAGTGTGAGTCTGCACCAACCGGTAAATCTAGGAGCACAGGGTAATCAAAGATTAACTCGAGCCAAAAAGCCGATCGCTTCGTAAACATCCAGCGACGTCCGTAAGTATCGCCAACGTTGACGAGGTACTGGTGGGAAAGAAGAGGCGATATCGACCCGTGTCCTGCAGGACCAGGGGCCCTGCGGAGTGAAGCTGGGCGCCCTAAGCCAAGGTGCTCCATAGAAAGGAGCACCGCCTCTTCGAGATTACATCTATGTTGTTGGGAGCGACGCGGGACGGGAGGTAGAAACGGCGTCGTACTCACCCAACGCCTTGCCGGCTGCGGGGGTGTCGACTCCGCGATCGTCGCCTCGGGGATGACAGTGATTGGATACGGGCTTCCGTC is from Thermoleophilum album and encodes:
- a CDS encoding recombinase family protein translates to MIRPYLRTSTAAKTLASQRSGRQSRRGPSKGLVVEDWAAEHVSGSVRPHKRPECAKLLERIGPGDTLVVSRLDRLARSVVGLAEILEMAHTGGWTLIGLDPALDTTTPYGRTLAQVAGAFAELERELIRQRTREALKARKARG